From a single Candidatus Thorarchaeota archaeon genomic region:
- a CDS encoding asparagine synthetase A — protein sequence MEVTSSRTTIVTEAGIEPPTHYEEIIKIQTEALFATHQFLRRMGLKQLMPVILSPVTDPLNHSVYDASINYLGQKLQLTKSMILHKQVAISSLDIRGIYIISPNVRLEKEVGSNRHLIEFSQLDIELKSASAQKFMRFMEDLLSHIFKRVRRTCRSELEMLGAEIQIPKRPFQVYSSRELQENLGPDFESYISKTSKEPVWITDYEREFYDREDEKRRGHYLNYDLVYPEGYGEALSGGERDYKYDVLVRKLKERGQRPQDFAAYLELARKGVLGPSAGGGIGIERLVRFLTKRSHIREVTLFPRSPGESITL from the coding sequence ATGGAAGTGACATCTTCTCGAACTACAATTGTAACTGAAGCGGGAATTGAACCGCCGACACATTACGAAGAAATAATTAAAATCCAGACCGAGGCATTATTTGCAACTCATCAGTTCCTGAGAAGAATGGGATTAAAACAATTAATGCCAGTAATCTTGTCCCCAGTGACTGATCCACTAAACCACTCGGTTTATGATGCGTCCATAAACTATCTCGGCCAGAAACTTCAACTCACAAAGAGTATGATTCTGCACAAGCAAGTAGCCATCTCGTCTTTAGACATTAGAGGAATCTACATCATCTCGCCAAACGTGAGATTGGAAAAAGAAGTGGGATCGAACAGACACCTCATCGAATTCTCACAGCTTGATATTGAACTGAAGAGCGCATCTGCCCAGAAGTTTATGAGATTCATGGAAGACTTACTATCCCATATCTTTAAGCGCGTGAGAAGAACATGCCGCAGTGAGCTGGAGATGCTAGGGGCAGAGATCCAAATTCCTAAGCGCCCATTTCAGGTCTATTCAAGCAGAGAACTCCAAGAAAATCTGGGACCTGACTTTGAATCATACATTTCTAAGACCAGCAAAGAACCTGTATGGATAACTGACTATGAGAGAGAGTTTTACGACCGCGAGGACGAGAAGCGCAGAGGTCATTATCTAAACTATGATCTTGTCTATCCTGAAGGATATGGTGAAGCACTCTCTGGAGGAGAACGTGACTACAAATATGATGTCTTGGTCAGAAAACTAAAAGAGAGAGGTCAGAGGCCTCAAGATTTCGCAGCGTATCTTGAACTTGCTAGAAAAGGAGTTCTCGGGCCCAGTGCAGGAGGGGGGATTGGTATTGAGCGACTGGTCCGATTTCTGACCAAACGGTCACACATAAGAGAGGTCACACTATTTCCAAGATCTCCGGGTGAGTCCATAACGTTGTAA
- a CDS encoding Lrp/AsnC family transcriptional regulator translates to MYELDEKDIKIIELLLDNARLTTTQLSTLLDLPQTTVHNRIKRLRRRGIIKRFTIELDKKKLGRGLIAYIFCTVSYRSTKGKMIDQYKIAQAVKQFPEVEEVSILTGEVDLLVRVALKDVDALNEFVIFKLRNIDGIEKTTTSVVLMGI, encoded by the coding sequence ATGTACGAGCTTGATGAAAAAGACATCAAGATCATAGAGTTGCTACTGGACAATGCTCGGCTCACAACTACACAGCTCTCAACTCTACTAGATCTTCCTCAGACGACCGTTCACAATCGTATCAAGCGATTAAGACGACGTGGGATCATCAAACGGTTCACAATTGAACTTGACAAGAAAAAACTTGGAAGAGGTCTGATTGCTTATATCTTCTGTACGGTCTCGTATCGATCAACAAAGGGTAAAATGATTGACCAGTACAAAATTGCTCAGGCTGTCAAACAGTTCCCTGAAGTGGAAGAGGTATCTATCCTCACAGGCGAGGTCGATCTTCTCGTGAGAGTCGCACTGAAGGATGTTGATGCATTGAATGAGTTTGTAATCTTCAAGCTCCGCAATATAGATGGAATCGAGAAGACCACTACGAGTGTTGTGCTTATGGGGATCTGA
- the pepD gene encoding beta-Ala-His dipeptidase, with the protein MVLEKLEPTIVWDIFEHVLAATPRESKKEDRIREVIKDWVTQQAKAHNVNVTIHEDDVGNILLKIPPTPGFESCPPVMLQGHLDMVCETDRPKGFDFDNSPIPVNIEENKEWVTAEGTTLGADNGIGVAMALALLVDEDAVHGPLEILLTIDEETGLTGAFGLDVDRLDPQSRLLLNLDSEDFGVITIGSAGGGEVAYSRDLDFIEPTDEYVFLKVTVSGLRGGHSGGDIHRHRANAHKLIARLVSAVTNGHEVVLSSWNGGSKHNAIPRESTAVIGVKSNEIGSVRDILHHEREAIIDYYHNEGTEGVLEPEIRISFSEVAREKHLSPEISRTIIWTINALPHGPKDFSPQIPDLVETSTNLAIIKTSESAMTLHESARSNVDAELEAFRRSLADIGYLGGWKVELDQAYPGWTPNPNSPFLKFVREQYERVVGGKVRVEAVHAGLECGIIGSRIIGMQMVSVGPTIQNPHTPDERVNIKSVQQFYSFLKVLLRELPSAAL; encoded by the coding sequence GTGGTTCTTGAAAAACTCGAGCCAACGATTGTCTGGGACATCTTCGAACACGTTCTTGCGGCGACGCCCCGTGAGTCAAAGAAGGAAGATCGAATTCGTGAGGTCATTAAGGATTGGGTGACCCAGCAAGCAAAGGCGCACAATGTCAATGTTACAATTCATGAGGATGATGTGGGAAATATTCTTCTCAAGATTCCCCCCACTCCGGGTTTTGAGTCATGTCCGCCAGTGATGTTACAGGGTCATCTGGACATGGTCTGTGAGACCGATCGCCCGAAAGGATTTGATTTTGACAATAGCCCCATTCCTGTGAACATTGAAGAGAACAAGGAGTGGGTGACTGCTGAGGGCACAACACTGGGTGCTGACAATGGGATTGGTGTGGCCATGGCGCTTGCTCTTCTTGTTGATGAGGATGCTGTACACGGGCCCCTTGAGATCCTCTTGACCATTGATGAGGAGACCGGACTCACTGGTGCCTTTGGCCTTGACGTTGACAGGCTTGATCCTCAATCTCGCCTCCTCCTCAATCTTGACTCTGAGGACTTTGGCGTGATAACTATAGGTTCGGCGGGTGGTGGAGAGGTAGCGTATTCCCGTGATCTCGACTTTATCGAGCCTACTGACGAATACGTCTTTCTAAAAGTGACTGTGAGCGGTCTTCGTGGTGGCCATTCCGGTGGTGATATTCATCGACATCGCGCGAACGCACACAAGCTTATCGCTCGACTCGTATCCGCTGTTACTAATGGTCATGAAGTTGTTCTCTCTTCTTGGAATGGTGGGAGCAAGCATAATGCAATTCCCCGTGAATCAACGGCAGTCATTGGTGTGAAGAGTAATGAGATCGGCTCGGTTCGGGATATTCTCCATCATGAACGAGAAGCGATCATCGATTACTATCACAATGAGGGGACAGAAGGTGTACTGGAACCAGAGATCAGGATCTCTTTCAGTGAGGTCGCTCGTGAAAAGCATCTGAGTCCGGAAATCTCCCGAACGATCATATGGACCATCAATGCGCTTCCACATGGCCCAAAGGACTTCTCTCCACAGATTCCTGATCTTGTAGAAACCTCTACTAATCTTGCCATCATCAAGACCTCAGAGTCGGCGATGACCCTTCACGAGTCTGCCCGGAGCAATGTAGATGCCGAGCTTGAGGCCTTTCGCCGATCGCTTGCTGACATTGGCTATCTTGGAGGCTGGAAGGTCGAACTTGATCAGGCATATCCCGGTTGGACACCCAACCCCAATAGCCCGTTTCTGAAATTTGTTCGCGAGCAGTACGAGCGTGTAGTTGGAGGGAAGGTGCGAGTTGAGGCCGTCCATGCAGGACTAGAGTGTGGGATCATCGGTTCGCGGATCATCGGAATGCAGATGGTCTCAGTAGGTCCTACGATTCAAAATCCCCACACCCCTGATGAACGTGTGAATATCAAGTCAGTTCAGCAGTTCTATAGTTTCCTTAAGGTGCTCTTACGAGAGCTACCAAGTGCTGCTCTATAG
- a CDS encoding aldehyde ferredoxin oxidoreductase family protein, whose protein sequence is MKGYHGHILKVDLSTESISKMPIDETLARQFLGGAGLASRLLYTMIDSDTVPLSPENPLLLLTGPFAGTPVPTGSKATFATRSPLTGLWAHSTFGGHLGADLKFAGHDGILIIGNAKRPSYLLIEDDHVEIRDASHLWGRDTEETWDLLKKETGHERAGIARIGIAGEGLVKYASVIIDHHRAAGRTGIGAVMGAKHLKAIVVHGTNREVPVADPEGLEEYCTRLNEDKQGTATFQMYSDVGTAGFVDMATAMWGSLPAQFYTEGEVDAFNISGATVKETILVGKKACYRCPIACGRVIEINEGKYATGRFAGPELEVTGTMGTLILNNNLEALAFINKQMNLYGFDTISGGNTIAFAYYLYNEGYVTADDLDGIEPKWGDPDPAIAFIHKIAHREGIGNVMADGSLALGERFGVPHLAPQVNRMELPQHDPRAFSGMTIAYATSPRGACHMTADMYNVQMGIEDEAWDIVSMDRFENEADIAARLQDLRAVTNSILICNFYPIQADELVNLLRLVVGWDYTLEELKTTGERIFTMMRLFNLKMGYDPKDEQLPEIVLHPLEGPTEGHVPDVEAHLSKWYDYRGWDRSTGRPPHEQLEALGLVDLE, encoded by the coding sequence ATGAAGGGGTATCATGGTCATATTCTCAAAGTGGATCTCTCGACTGAATCGATCTCCAAGATGCCAATTGATGAGACACTGGCACGTCAGTTCCTTGGGGGCGCCGGACTGGCAAGCAGACTCCTATACACTATGATCGATTCAGACACCGTTCCGCTAAGCCCTGAGAATCCCCTCTTGTTACTGACCGGCCCCTTCGCAGGAACCCCAGTCCCTACAGGAAGTAAGGCCACATTCGCCACACGCTCACCGCTTACTGGTCTGTGGGCGCATAGTACCTTTGGAGGGCATCTTGGGGCGGACCTGAAATTTGCGGGCCATGATGGAATACTCATCATAGGCAATGCGAAAAGACCATCATATCTACTCATCGAGGACGACCATGTGGAAATTCGAGATGCATCTCATCTCTGGGGTCGTGATACAGAGGAGACGTGGGACCTGTTAAAGAAGGAAACAGGCCACGAGAGAGCTGGTATCGCACGAATTGGTATTGCTGGAGAAGGTCTCGTCAAGTATGCAAGTGTAATCATAGACCACCACAGAGCAGCGGGGCGCACAGGAATTGGTGCGGTCATGGGGGCCAAACATCTAAAGGCAATTGTAGTTCATGGTACGAATAGAGAGGTACCTGTGGCAGATCCTGAGGGCCTTGAAGAATACTGTACAAGATTAAATGAGGATAAACAGGGGACCGCAACGTTTCAGATGTATTCTGATGTCGGAACTGCGGGATTCGTTGACATGGCCACAGCGATGTGGGGATCGCTTCCCGCACAGTTCTATACTGAGGGAGAGGTTGATGCATTCAACATCTCAGGCGCAACTGTCAAAGAGACCATTCTCGTAGGAAAGAAGGCCTGCTACAGATGCCCAATAGCCTGTGGGCGCGTCATTGAGATCAATGAGGGAAAATATGCGACTGGACGCTTCGCAGGACCGGAACTGGAAGTCACAGGCACAATGGGAACACTGATCCTCAATAACAACCTTGAGGCACTCGCGTTCATCAACAAGCAGATGAATCTCTATGGCTTTGATACGATCAGTGGGGGAAATACAATTGCCTTTGCATACTATCTCTATAACGAGGGGTATGTAACTGCTGACGACTTGGATGGCATAGAGCCGAAATGGGGGGACCCTGATCCTGCAATTGCATTCATCCACAAGATAGCGCACCGTGAAGGGATAGGTAACGTGATGGCGGATGGAAGCCTTGCTCTAGGTGAGAGATTTGGAGTGCCGCATCTTGCACCACAGGTCAATAGAATGGAGCTACCGCAGCATGATCCGCGAGCCTTCTCGGGAATGACCATTGCTTATGCGACCTCTCCACGTGGTGCCTGTCACATGACCGCAGATATGTACAATGTTCAAATGGGGATAGAGGATGAAGCATGGGACATTGTGAGTATGGATAGGTTCGAGAATGAGGCCGATATCGCTGCGCGACTTCAAGACCTTCGAGCAGTCACCAACTCGATACTAATCTGTAATTTCTATCCGATACAGGCGGACGAATTGGTCAATCTACTCCGTCTTGTCGTGGGATGGGATTACACCTTAGAGGAACTAAAGACCACAGGTGAGAGAATATTCACTATGATGCGCCTGTTCAACCTGAAGATGGGATACGATCCCAAGGACGAGCAACTCCCAGAGATCGTTCTTCATCCATTGGAGGGCCCCACAGAAGGGCATGTTCCAGATGTTGAGGCACATCTCAGCAAATGGTACGACTATCGCGGCTGGGACAGATCAACTGGCCGTCCACCACACGAGCAACTAGAGGCCCTTGGTCTTGTAGATCTCGAATAA
- a CDS encoding iron-containing alcohol dehydrogenase, with protein sequence MGQRMVWWFDIPKVAFGEDALEELAMESGKRAVIITDKVISGLGLIDSVKDILERGERTVTVWDGAEPDPRISIVKDAAAALKEANADMIVAVGGGSVMDTAKAAWILYENPNYDLKALNPFDALGLRDNARLYCIPTTAGTGSEATRAVVIREDETGRKFASINPELIPDMAILDPKMVERLPRDLTAYTGMDALTHAVEAFISIWKNPFSDAASLQAIQLVFEWLPKSVNDLGNLEAREKMLVAANLAGMAFSNSQVCLAHSLGHSLGSVLRVHHGLAVGMALPLTIEFAIHGNPDTAAHVTSLASLVGITGSGETAERAFAERIRDLQRQIGFPLSLREAGISKTDFEEGLDKLVEFAMMDSSITMTPRDVNENEIREIYNRMYEGTRVDF encoded by the coding sequence TTGGGACAGAGAATGGTCTGGTGGTTTGATATTCCAAAGGTCGCCTTTGGTGAGGATGCTCTGGAAGAATTGGCGATGGAATCTGGCAAGAGGGCAGTGATAATTACAGACAAGGTCATCAGTGGATTAGGGCTCATCGATAGTGTAAAGGACATCCTAGAACGTGGAGAGAGAACAGTAACGGTCTGGGACGGCGCAGAACCGGATCCCAGAATCTCAATAGTAAAGGATGCGGCTGCCGCTCTGAAAGAGGCCAATGCCGATATGATAGTTGCAGTAGGTGGGGGGAGCGTGATGGACACTGCAAAGGCTGCATGGATACTCTACGAAAACCCCAACTATGACCTCAAAGCGTTGAACCCATTTGATGCACTCGGCCTGAGAGACAATGCAAGGCTCTATTGCATACCGACAACAGCGGGGACTGGTTCTGAAGCGACAAGAGCTGTGGTCATCCGAGAAGATGAGACCGGTCGCAAGTTCGCATCGATCAATCCGGAATTGATCCCTGACATGGCAATTCTTGACCCAAAGATGGTGGAACGCCTTCCGCGAGACCTCACTGCATACACGGGAATGGATGCGCTCACACATGCTGTTGAGGCGTTTATCTCGATCTGGAAGAACCCCTTCTCGGACGCAGCGTCACTACAGGCGATTCAACTTGTGTTCGAGTGGCTTCCGAAGTCGGTAAACGATCTGGGAAACCTCGAAGCACGTGAGAAGATGCTGGTCGCGGCCAACCTTGCTGGGATGGCATTTAGCAACTCACAAGTCTGTCTTGCACATTCCTTAGGTCATAGCCTTGGTTCAGTCCTCAGAGTTCATCATGGTCTTGCGGTTGGAATGGCACTGCCACTCACAATTGAGTTTGCAATTCATGGTAATCCTGATACTGCCGCACATGTCACAAGTCTTGCATCGCTGGTGGGAATTACAGGCAGTGGAGAGACCGCTGAAAGAGCATTTGCGGAGAGAATACGGGATCTCCAGAGACAGATCGGATTTCCGTTGAGCCTCCGAGAAGCTGGCATCTCGAAAACTGACTTTGAGGAGGGACTTGACAAGCTTGTGGAATTTGCAATGATGGATTCGAGCATCACCATGACACCGCGAGATGTCAACGAGAACGAGATCCGCGAAATCTACAATCGGATGTACGAGGGCACGCGGGTAGACTTTTGA
- a CDS encoding SCP2 sterol-binding domain-containing protein: MSEEKLVFPSEEWIAKYMEALNSSSAYEEAAKTWEGDFIFQIDADGEIIKEPIRFYLDLWHGKCKAARMAGPDDTAEFVYAGAYSSWKALFAGKVHPIKGIMQRKFALTGNYGKVMRATKAAMELVATAASIPTKFLDE, from the coding sequence ATGTCCGAAGAGAAGCTTGTATTTCCTTCAGAAGAGTGGATCGCAAAATACATGGAGGCATTAAATTCCAGTAGTGCATATGAAGAGGCAGCAAAGACATGGGAGGGTGACTTCATCTTCCAGATCGATGCAGACGGGGAGATCATCAAAGAGCCCATCCGGTTCTATCTGGATCTCTGGCACGGGAAGTGTAAAGCGGCAAGAATGGCAGGTCCTGATGATACAGCAGAATTTGTATATGCGGGGGCATATAGCAGCTGGAAAGCACTCTTTGCAGGAAAGGTGCATCCCATCAAGGGCATCATGCAACGTAAATTTGCCCTTACGGGAAATTACGGGAAGGTCATGCGTGCAACCAAAGCGGCAATGGAACTGGTAGCTACTGCGGCATCAATTCCAACAAAGTTTCTTGATGAATAA
- a CDS encoding sulfite exporter TauE/SafE family protein, with amino-acid sequence MEFTIIIPIVFFLIALVFSMLGMGGSQLYIPILFWFGMDFKTQAIPLGMLLNVVNSSSAATTYHRKKLIEWRVALPFALTMIIFAPIGTLLNIAVPTGALLIVFAVFTGAAALLMLSGWKPSRGELNSHEKTIIGIIGGAGLGFIAGLIGRGGGSFVVPLLYIVGLDPKIAAATSALIVTCSGTSSFISHLVFAAQPQWDIWIASALAVFLGSQIGSRVMAHHARPKHVRAIFGTVLLAISIIIMIQALAV; translated from the coding sequence ATGGAATTTACAATAATTATACCAATTGTCTTCTTTCTAATTGCTCTAGTTTTCTCAATGCTGGGAATGGGCGGCTCTCAGCTGTATATCCCAATTCTCTTCTGGTTCGGAATGGACTTCAAGACTCAGGCAATACCACTTGGTATGCTCCTCAATGTGGTCAATAGCTCATCAGCCGCTACAACGTATCACAGAAAGAAACTCATAGAATGGCGAGTCGCACTTCCATTTGCACTCACTATGATCATCTTTGCACCAATCGGCACACTGCTCAATATTGCCGTTCCAACTGGAGCGTTGCTCATTGTCTTTGCGGTCTTTACAGGAGCAGCAGCTCTATTGATGCTGAGTGGTTGGAAGCCATCGCGTGGAGAATTGAACTCCCATGAAAAGACGATCATAGGTATAATCGGAGGTGCAGGACTAGGATTCATTGCAGGGCTCATCGGCCGTGGAGGAGGCAGCTTTGTTGTACCACTTCTATACATCGTCGGTCTCGATCCAAAGATTGCAGCAGCCACATCCGCATTGATAGTCACCTGCTCCGGAACGTCGAGCTTCATCTCGCACTTGGTGTTCGCGGCTCAGCCACAATGGGATATTTGGATTGCCAGTGCGTTAGCTGTGTTTTTGGGAAGCCAAATCGGATCACGAGTCATGGCACATCATGCACGGCCCAAACACGTACGTGCAATATTTGGCACGGTACTTCTTGCAATCTCGATCATTATAATGATCCAAGCACTTGCAGTGTAG
- a CDS encoding 2-oxoacid:acceptor oxidoreductase family protein → MTEFRWHGRGGQGVVTSNQMLGKAALEEGRYIQAFPEFGPERTGAPVRAFLRISKDPIQIYAQVYHPDIVVCIDPTLLEVVNPTEGLKEDGILVLNTTMSPAEVRDKFGFKTGTVVTVDASTIAMEILGRPFYNMPTMAAAVKATGIVKLETVIQTVLNRYPGKVGELNKAAMERASEEAQIG, encoded by the coding sequence ATAACAGAGTTCCGCTGGCATGGGCGCGGTGGCCAAGGTGTGGTCACTAGCAACCAAATGCTTGGCAAGGCTGCACTTGAGGAAGGCCGTTATATTCAGGCCTTTCCAGAGTTCGGCCCTGAGCGGACAGGCGCTCCAGTGAGAGCGTTTTTGAGAATCAGCAAAGATCCCATCCAAATCTATGCCCAGGTCTACCACCCAGACATCGTGGTCTGTATTGACCCGACTCTGCTCGAAGTGGTAAATCCGACCGAGGGCCTGAAAGAGGATGGTATACTTGTGCTTAACACTACGATGAGTCCTGCCGAGGTGCGGGACAAGTTCGGGTTCAAGACCGGTACGGTAGTGACCGTTGACGCAAGCACAATTGCGATGGAGATCCTGGGTCGCCCATTCTACAACATGCCCACAATGGCAGCTGCGGTAAAAGCAACTGGGATTGTGAAGTTGGAGACCGTAATCCAGACAGTTCTCAACCGCTACCCTGGAAAGGTCGGTGAGCTGAACAAGGCCGCAATGGAGCGAGCATCAGAGGAGGCGCAGATCGGATGA
- a CDS encoding 4Fe-4S binding protein produces the protein MSEKFNDIPMAGNILEPGNATKYKTGGWRAMRPVHNDETCLWMKNGTCGLCWIFCPDDAIRLIEKDGKYTYEYDYDYCKGCGICANQCPTSSIKMESE, from the coding sequence ATGAGCGAGAAATTCAATGATATCCCGATGGCTGGTAATATACTCGAGCCCGGCAATGCAACAAAATACAAGACAGGTGGCTGGCGTGCGATGCGCCCAGTGCATAATGACGAGACCTGCCTTTGGATGAAGAATGGTACTTGTGGTCTGTGCTGGATATTCTGTCCTGATGATGCTATTCGGCTCATTGAGAAGGATGGTAAGTACACCTACGAGTATGATTACGACTACTGCAAGGGCTGCGGGATCTGCGCAAATCAGTGCCCGACCAGCAGCATCAAGATGGAGAGTGAGTAA
- the porA gene encoding pyruvate ferredoxin oxidoreductase, with the protein MTAVEKIPADKIKIEGLTGDAAIAHAFKQCDIDVMAAYPITPQTIIVEDFQKFAANGEVQTKVITVESEHSAMSACIGASATGARVATATASAGLALMWEVLYCAASMRMPIVLTVANRALSAPINIHNDWSDSYGARDSGFIQLYCQNSQEAYDTTIMAFKLAEDHRVLLPVMVCIDGFILSHNVERVEMLPDEAVKSFLGVREPVQPLDPDNPLTMGPLALTDYYFEFKEQQDRAIHAVPDVFKEVEEAFKKMTGRSYGMVEDYKTEDADIILLTHSTPAGTAKVVADTLREQGEKVGVLRLKMFRPFPVKEVVEKIKHAKAVAVFEKCLSFGAVCNPLALELRSALYDLDERPMVTDFVIGLGGRDVPPTTIVDGYNKTKEYLAKGKAPLYETLGVRK; encoded by the coding sequence ATGACAGCTGTTGAAAAGATTCCTGCTGACAAGATCAAGATTGAAGGACTGACAGGTGACGCAGCCATTGCCCATGCTTTCAAGCAGTGCGATATCGATGTAATGGCCGCATACCCTATCACCCCCCAGACTATCATCGTAGAGGACTTTCAGAAGTTCGCTGCAAACGGTGAGGTTCAGACCAAGGTGATCACGGTCGAGTCCGAGCACAGTGCGATGTCTGCCTGTATCGGCGCATCTGCGACTGGAGCACGTGTTGCAACAGCAACCGCCTCTGCAGGTCTGGCTCTGATGTGGGAGGTCCTTTACTGTGCAGCCTCAATGAGAATGCCAATTGTTCTCACGGTCGCTAATAGAGCACTGAGCGCCCCAATTAATATTCACAATGATTGGTCCGATTCTTATGGTGCCCGTGATTCTGGTTTTATCCAGCTCTATTGTCAGAACAGTCAGGAGGCCTATGACACGACGATCATGGCCTTCAAGCTGGCCGAGGACCATCGTGTGCTATTGCCCGTGATGGTATGTATTGATGGTTTCATTCTGAGTCACAATGTAGAGCGTGTCGAGATGCTCCCTGATGAGGCTGTCAAGTCATTCTTGGGTGTCAGAGAACCCGTGCAACCACTCGACCCCGATAATCCGCTCACGATGGGACCGCTGGCCCTGACAGATTATTACTTCGAGTTCAAGGAGCAGCAGGATCGTGCTATCCATGCAGTCCCAGACGTCTTCAAGGAGGTCGAAGAGGCATTCAAGAAGATGACCGGACGATCCTACGGGATGGTCGAGGACTACAAGACTGAAGATGCTGATATCATCTTACTGACCCACAGTACCCCTGCTGGGACTGCTAAGGTTGTAGCAGACACGCTTCGCGAGCAGGGTGAGAAGGTCGGTGTTCTTCGTCTGAAGATGTTCCGTCCATTCCCTGTCAAAGAGGTTGTTGAGAAGATCAAGCATGCAAAGGCAGTGGCTGTCTTTGAGAAGTGCCTCTCCTTTGGTGCGGTCTGTAATCCACTGGCTCTTGAGCTGCGTTCCGCACTCTATGACCTTGACGAGCGACCTATGGTCACTGACTTTGTCATCGGACTGGGTGGCCGTGATGTACCGCCTACTACGATTGTGGACGGTTACAACAAGACAAAGGAGTATCTTGCAAAAGGCAAAGCTCCATTGTATGAGACCTTGGGGGTGCGAAAATAA
- a CDS encoding thiamine pyrophosphate-dependent enzyme, whose amino-acid sequence MTVKLKEMLQKPQILSSGHRMCAGCAAPTIIKLVGMALRGPTVFCNATGCLEVATTIYPYTAWKVPWIHVAFENASAVASGVIEAYKAMAEKGRSKFEHVDVVAIGGDGGTFDIGFGSLSGALERGHDFVYLVYDNGAYQNTGIQRSGATLPGQETTTSWAGTVEPGKRQKKKPLAEIVAAHRIPYVATVAPYYYRDFITKFRKALEVEGPAFVHAHSSCPRGWRSDTSKSIELSKLAVETGLHPLYEVIDGTKYVMSGPSKRLKELKPVDEYFKLQGQFKHLFTPQWEDFRKEIQEWVYQDWELLRKKCGLD is encoded by the coding sequence ATGACAGTCAAACTCAAAGAAATGCTACAGAAACCACAAATCCTCTCTTCGGGGCATCGTATGTGTGCAGGTTGTGCAGCACCCACGATCATCAAGCTTGTGGGCATGGCACTTCGCGGGCCGACCGTATTCTGCAATGCAACTGGTTGTCTTGAGGTCGCCACGACCATCTATCCGTATACTGCATGGAAGGTCCCATGGATCCATGTGGCCTTTGAGAATGCCTCCGCAGTAGCATCGGGTGTGATCGAGGCTTACAAGGCGATGGCCGAAAAAGGCCGGAGCAAGTTTGAGCATGTTGATGTTGTAGCAATCGGTGGAGATGGTGGTACCTTCGATATCGGTTTTGGTTCTCTCAGCGGCGCACTTGAACGTGGTCATGATTTTGTCTATTTGGTCTATGACAATGGTGCATACCAGAACACTGGCATTCAGAGATCCGGTGCAACACTGCCCGGGCAGGAGACCACGACCTCATGGGCCGGAACGGTAGAACCCGGTAAGCGACAGAAAAAGAAGCCTCTGGCAGAGATCGTTGCAGCCCACAGGATCCCCTATGTGGCGACTGTGGCTCCATACTATTATCGTGACTTTATTACAAAGTTCAGGAAGGCCTTAGAGGTCGAGGGACCTGCGTTTGTACACGCACACTCTTCGTGTCCTCGTGGTTGGAGATCTGATACTTCCAAGTCTATTGAGCTGTCCAAGCTTGCTGTCGAGACTGGTCTGCATCCTCTCTATGAGGTGATTGATGGTACTAAATACGTCATGTCTGGCCCGAGTAAGCGACTCAAAGAGCTCAAGCCCGTAGACGAGTACTTCAAGTTGCAGGGGCAGTTCAAACATCTCTTCACTCCACAATGGGAGGACTTCCGCAAAGAGATCCAAGAATGGGTCTATCAGGACTGGGAGCTTCTCCGTAAGAAGTGCGGCCTCGATTAG
- a CDS encoding Lrp/AsnC ligand binding domain-containing protein: MVKAYVLIKMESGKEEEVTREILDLPVTEEAHTVFGEFDLVVEIRGRDMETLVEFITQRIRRIPGIADTQTLLVVDVELDMTSRLAS; this comes from the coding sequence ATGGTCAAAGCATATGTTCTGATCAAGATGGAGAGCGGCAAAGAAGAAGAGGTCACACGCGAGATACTGGACCTCCCCGTCACTGAAGAGGCCCATACGGTCTTTGGCGAGTTCGACTTGGTCGTAGAGATTCGTGGGCGCGATATGGAGACCCTTGTCGAGTTTATTACTCAGCGCATCAGACGGATTCCCGGTATTGCAGACACACAGACACTCTTGGTTGTTGACGTAGAACTTGATATGACCTCACGTCTTGCCTCGTAG